One genomic region from Cyanobium usitatum str. Tous encodes:
- a CDS encoding glutamine synthetase III family protein: MPSQPRLQALEKILSRPAAPTAPIQPLDELWASDVFTLDKMKAALPKEIFKSVQRTIKEGSKLDMSVANVVAQAMKEWATARGALYYSHVFYPLTNSTAEKHDGFISPQGDGSVFTEFTGKVLVQGEPDGSSFPNGGIRSTFEARGYTAWDITSPAWLMETPNGVTLCIPTVFVSWTGEALDKKTPLLRSIAAVNKQAHKLLSLLGETTIAPVNSSCGAEQEYFLIDSAYVPLRPDLLLAGRTLFGRPSAKGQQFDDHYFGAIPERVQVFMQEVERQMYRLGIPAKTRHNEVAPSQFEIAPFFEAANVATDHQQLTMTLLRSTAKKHGLACLLHEKPFAGINGSGKHVNWSIGNATQGNLLDPGKTPHENLQFLMFCGAVIRGVHMYGPLLRAVIATASNDHRLGANEAPPAIISVYLGSQLEDVFNQIREGRLSGSSLGGVMDFGVDTLPEFDKDAGDRNRTSPFAFTGNRFEFRAVGSNQSVAGPLVALNTILADSLAWISSELEAKLASGYGLEEGALAVLKTLIEQHGAVVFGGNGYSDEWHRMAVEERGLENLRTTADALPVLERQSIRELFERTGVLSAVELQSRFEVYAEQYILAIDVEAKLAVQIARTQVYPAAIRYLGELAESLQLQSSLGIQVSPETSKEVAGLCQSLMDISGQLQGAIDHPPHGTEAHMRYCADTLVPLMGDLRVVVDGLEALVDDNLWPLPTYQEMLFVR, encoded by the coding sequence ATGCCCTCCCAACCACGCCTGCAAGCCCTCGAAAAGATTCTCAGCCGCCCCGCCGCCCCTACAGCTCCGATTCAGCCCCTCGATGAGCTCTGGGCTAGCGACGTATTCACCCTCGACAAGATGAAGGCGGCGCTGCCGAAGGAGATCTTCAAATCGGTGCAGCGCACCATCAAGGAGGGCAGCAAGCTCGATATGTCGGTCGCCAACGTGGTAGCCCAGGCGATGAAGGAATGGGCTACCGCCCGAGGTGCCCTGTATTACTCCCACGTTTTTTATCCGCTCACCAACTCCACTGCCGAAAAGCACGACGGCTTCATCTCCCCCCAGGGCGACGGCTCGGTCTTCACCGAATTCACCGGCAAGGTGCTGGTGCAGGGCGAGCCCGACGGCTCCTCCTTTCCCAATGGCGGTATCCGCTCCACCTTCGAGGCCCGCGGCTATACCGCCTGGGACATCACCAGCCCCGCCTGGCTAATGGAGACGCCCAACGGTGTCACCCTCTGCATCCCCACCGTCTTCGTCTCCTGGACAGGTGAGGCCCTCGACAAAAAAACCCCCCTGCTGCGCTCGATTGCAGCGGTAAATAAGCAGGCCCACAAGCTGCTCAGCCTGCTGGGGGAAACCACCATCGCCCCGGTCAACTCCAGCTGCGGCGCCGAGCAGGAGTACTTCCTGATCGACAGCGCCTACGTGCCCCTGCGGCCAGACCTGCTGCTGGCTGGCCGCACCCTGTTTGGTCGGCCCTCGGCAAAAGGCCAACAGTTCGACGACCACTACTTCGGCGCCATCCCGGAGCGGGTGCAGGTGTTTATGCAGGAGGTGGAGCGGCAGATGTACCGCCTGGGGATTCCGGCCAAAACCCGCCACAACGAGGTGGCTCCATCCCAGTTTGAGATTGCGCCTTTCTTCGAGGCCGCCAACGTGGCCACCGACCACCAGCAGCTCACCATGACCCTTCTGCGCAGCACGGCGAAGAAGCATGGTCTGGCCTGCCTGCTGCACGAGAAGCCCTTCGCCGGCATCAACGGCTCTGGTAAGCACGTCAACTGGTCGATCGGCAACGCCACCCAGGGCAACCTGCTCGATCCGGGCAAGACGCCCCATGAAAACCTGCAGTTCCTGATGTTCTGCGGAGCGGTGATCCGCGGCGTGCACATGTATGGCCCCCTGCTGCGGGCCGTGATCGCCACCGCCAGCAACGACCACCGCCTCGGCGCCAACGAAGCGCCCCCGGCAATCATCTCGGTGTATCTGGGCAGCCAGCTGGAGGATGTGTTCAACCAGATCCGCGAGGGCCGCCTCTCCGGCTCATCCCTCGGCGGCGTGATGGACTTCGGCGTGGATACCCTGCCGGAATTCGACAAGGACGCCGGCGATCGCAACCGCACCTCGCCCTTCGCCTTCACGGGCAACCGCTTCGAGTTTCGCGCCGTCGGCTCCAACCAATCGGTGGCTGGCCCGCTTGTGGCCCTGAACACGATCCTGGCCGATTCCCTCGCCTGGATCTCCAGCGAGCTGGAGGCCAAGCTGGCCAGTGGCTACGGCCTGGAGGAAGGGGCTCTGGCCGTGCTCAAGACCCTGATCGAACAGCATGGCGCCGTCGTGTTTGGCGGCAACGGCTATTCCGATGAGTGGCACCGCATGGCCGTGGAGGAGCGGGGCCTGGAAAACCTGCGCACCACCGCCGATGCCCTGCCGGTGTTGGAGCGCCAATCCATCCGCGAACTGTTCGAGCGCACCGGCGTGCTCTCGGCCGTGGAGCTGCAGAGCCGCTTCGAGGTTTACGCCGAGCAATACATCCTGGCGATCGATGTGGAAGCCAAGCTGGCCGTCCAGATCGCCCGCACCCAGGTGTATCCAGCGGCGATTCGCTACCTCGGCGAACTAGCCGAATCCCTGCAACTGCAGAGCTCCCTCGGCATCCAGGTATCGCCGGAAACCTCCAAGGAGGTGGCTGGACTGTGCCAGTCGTTGATGGACATCAGCGGCCAGCTGCAAGGCGCCATCGACCATCCCCCCCACGGCACCGAAGCCCATATGCGCTACTGCGCCGACACCCTGGTGCCCTTGATGGGCGACCTGCGCGTGGTGGTTGACGGCCTGGAGGCCCTGGTCGACGACAACCTCTGGCCCCTACCCACCTACCAGGAGATGCTGTTCGTGCGTTGA
- a CDS encoding PilZ domain-containing protein yields the protein MSSDGARCTIKVWDLGEGGVCVFTQSDIESLTGDDFTLTIFDCYERLDHRMKVRLAWRTQEGITFFLGLAFETPIESGLFYERYLAASQR from the coding sequence GTGAGCAGCGACGGGGCGCGCTGCACCATCAAGGTTTGGGATTTGGGAGAAGGCGGCGTGTGCGTTTTCACCCAAAGCGACATCGAAAGCCTCACGGGCGACGACTTCACCCTGACAATTTTTGATTGCTACGAGCGGCTCGATCACCGTATGAAAGTTCGGCTGGCTTGGCGCACCCAGGAGGGCATCACCTTTTTTCTTGGGCTTGCTTTTGAAACGCCGATCGAATCTGGCCTCTTTTACGAGCGCTATCTCGCCGCTAGCCAACGATGA
- a CDS encoding glycogen/starch/alpha-glucan phosphorylase → MASADSQALKESMQRHLFFSQAKSSSLATSHDHYRCLALAVRDRLLKNWVDTADTYTREHVRTATYLSAEYLLGPHLENNLVNLGLVEAAREACTSLGLSLDELIAEEPEPGLGNGGLGRLAACFQESMATLELPAIGYGIRYEFGIFRQQITPHGQVESTDPWLAHGNPWEVIRPEWSYPVQIGEHTVIGVAYDTPILGYGVNTANTLRLWSAVAPEAFDFASFNAGDYTRAVLRKMQAETLSKVLYPNDELDQGKRLRLSQQIFFVSCSLQDMFRILRGQGLEVTDFHRKFALQLNDTHPAIAVAELMRLLMDEYGIDWDTAWSITTASISYTNHTLLPEALETWGVELFEQLLPRQLEIIYEINTRFLRMARIRYPGDSQILQRISLIEEGPQRRVRMAHLAVVGSHHVNGVAELHSTLLKQHLFADLARIWPERFTNVTNGVTPRRWLAVANPPLAALLDEAIGDRWRTHLEELQGLAAFADDPAFLERWQAVRDLGKQRLAQYMRRELGLLVDHTSLFDVQVKRIHEYKRQHLAALQIVERYLRIRAGEDLPPRTFVFGGKAAPGYALAKLIIRLLVGIADVVNMDPAMDGRLKVVFLPNFSVSLGQLVYPAVDLSEQISTAGKEASGTGNMKMALNGAVTIGTLDGANIEIRDCVGAENFFLFGHTAEQIEQLGHSGYHPMPWIEQDPAVRQALELIGSGYFSEGDGELFHPLLASLTSHDPFRVMADVADYRRAQNSVDEAWLDRGRWARMSLHNTMRCGFFSSDRSIADYAERIWKVGRVPVQASAGAPAP, encoded by the coding sequence ATGGCCTCAGCCGATAGTCAGGCTCTCAAGGAGTCGATGCAAAGGCATCTCTTCTTCAGTCAGGCCAAGTCCAGCTCCCTGGCCACCAGCCACGACCATTACCGCTGCCTGGCTTTGGCGGTGCGTGATCGCTTGCTCAAAAACTGGGTCGACACCGCCGACACCTATACCCGTGAGCATGTCCGCACGGCCACCTACCTGTCGGCGGAATATCTACTAGGCCCGCACCTGGAAAACAACCTGGTGAATCTGGGCTTGGTAGAGGCAGCTCGGGAGGCCTGCACCAGCTTGGGCTTGAGCCTCGATGAGCTGATCGCCGAGGAGCCCGAACCCGGTCTTGGCAATGGTGGCTTAGGGCGACTGGCCGCCTGCTTCCAGGAGTCGATGGCGACGCTGGAGCTGCCAGCGATCGGCTACGGCATCCGCTACGAGTTCGGCATCTTCCGCCAGCAGATCACCCCCCACGGCCAGGTGGAGAGCACCGATCCCTGGCTGGCCCATGGCAATCCCTGGGAGGTGATCCGGCCGGAGTGGAGCTATCCGGTGCAGATCGGTGAACACACCGTGATCGGCGTCGCCTACGACACCCCGATCTTGGGCTACGGCGTAAACACAGCCAACACCCTGCGGCTCTGGTCGGCGGTGGCTCCTGAGGCCTTCGACTTCGCCTCCTTCAACGCCGGCGATTACACCAGGGCCGTGCTGCGCAAGATGCAGGCGGAAACCCTCTCAAAGGTCCTCTACCCCAACGACGAGCTGGACCAGGGCAAGCGCCTGCGCCTCTCCCAGCAGATCTTCTTCGTCAGCTGCTCCCTGCAGGACATGTTCCGCATCCTGCGGGGCCAGGGGCTGGAGGTGACCGACTTCCACCGCAAGTTTGCGCTGCAGCTAAACGACACCCATCCAGCCATCGCCGTGGCTGAGTTGATGCGGCTGCTGATGGATGAGTACGGCATCGATTGGGATACCGCTTGGTCGATCACCACCGCCAGCATCAGCTACACCAACCACACCCTGCTGCCTGAGGCCCTGGAAACCTGGGGAGTGGAGCTGTTTGAGCAGTTGCTGCCCCGCCAGCTGGAGATCATCTACGAGATCAACACCCGCTTCCTGCGCATGGCCCGGATTCGCTATCCCGGCGATTCCCAGATCCTGCAGCGCATTTCCCTAATTGAGGAGGGCCCCCAGCGGCGGGTGCGCATGGCCCACCTGGCGGTGGTGGGCAGCCACCACGTCAATGGCGTGGCCGAGCTGCACAGCACCCTGCTGAAGCAGCACCTGTTTGCTGATCTGGCCCGGATCTGGCCGGAGCGCTTCACCAATGTCACCAACGGCGTCACGCCGCGGCGCTGGCTGGCGGTGGCCAACCCACCCCTGGCGGCCCTGCTCGATGAGGCGATCGGCGATCGCTGGCGCACCCACCTCGAGGAGCTGCAGGGGCTTGCCGCCTTTGCCGACGACCCTGCGTTCCTGGAGCGCTGGCAGGCGGTGCGGGATCTCGGTAAGCAGCGCCTCGCCCAGTACATGCGCCGCGAGCTGGGGTTGCTGGTGGACCACACCTCCCTCTTCGATGTGCAGGTGAAGCGCATCCACGAATACAAGCGCCAGCACCTGGCGGCCCTGCAGATCGTGGAGCGCTATCTGCGCATCCGCGCCGGCGAAGACCTGCCGCCGCGCACCTTTGTGTTTGGTGGCAAGGCGGCTCCGGGCTATGCCCTGGCCAAGTTGATCATCCGCCTGCTGGTCGGTATCGCCGACGTGGTCAACATGGATCCGGCCATGGATGGCCGCCTCAAGGTGGTGTTCCTGCCCAACTTCAGCGTCAGCTTGGGCCAGCTGGTGTATCCGGCGGTGGATCTCTCCGAGCAGATCTCAACCGCTGGTAAGGAGGCCTCCGGCACTGGCAACATGAAGATGGCTCTCAATGGTGCGGTCACGATTGGCACCCTCGATGGGGCCAACATCGAAATCCGCGATTGCGTTGGGGCGGAGAATTTCTTCCTCTTTGGCCACACCGCAGAGCAGATCGAGCAGCTGGGTCATAGCGGTTATCACCCGATGCCCTGGATAGAGCAGGACCCGGCCGTGCGCCAGGCCCTGGAGTTGATCGGCTCGGGCTACTTCAGCGAGGGTGATGGGGAGCTCTTCCACCCCTTGCTGGCCAGCCTCACCAGCCACGATCCCTTCCGGGTGATGGCGGATGTGGCCGACTACCGCCGCGCTCAAAACTCCGTGGATGAAGCCTGGCTCGACCGGGGCCGTTGGGCGCGGATGTCGCTGCACAACACGATGCGCTGTGGCTTCTTCAGCAGCGACCGCTCGATCGCTGACTACGCCGAGCGCATCTGGAAGGTTGGCCGGGTGCCGGTGCAGGCCAGCGCCGGCGCCCCGGCGCCCTAG
- a CDS encoding glycosyl-4,4'-diaponeurosporenoate acyltransferase CrtO family protein, which translates to MAATSSALGWLLWSLLVGSLANRLPAAWLERQHWFWRRPWREQPQGFEKRLVIRRWKPWLPDAGHALPNGIAKASLVGRERRKLERLVLETRRAELVHLALWLFWTITPLWLPPAGVLINLAFATAFNLPCLWVQRYNRLRLQRLLGKG; encoded by the coding sequence ATGGCTGCCACCTCCAGCGCCCTGGGCTGGCTGCTCTGGAGCCTGCTGGTGGGCTCCCTGGCCAACCGGCTGCCAGCAGCCTGGTTGGAGCGGCAGCACTGGTTCTGGCGGCGGCCCTGGCGCGAACAGCCACAGGGCTTTGAAAAGCGGCTGGTGATCCGCCGCTGGAAGCCCTGGCTGCCCGATGCCGGCCACGCCCTGCCCAATGGGATCGCCAAGGCAAGCCTGGTAGGCCGCGAGCGCCGCAAGCTGGAGCGGCTGGTGCTGGAAACTCGCCGGGCCGAGCTGGTCCATCTGGCCCTGTGGCTGTTCTGGACCATCACGCCCCTGTGGCTACCGCCGGCGGGGGTGCTGATCAACCTGGCCTTTGCCACCGCCTTCAACCTGCCCTGCCTGTGGGTGCAGCGCTACAACCGCCTGCGGCTGCAGCGCCTGCTGGGCAAAGGCTGA
- a CDS encoding esterase/lipase family protein, which yields MLVHGLLDNPAVFNALKRCLGDQRQPLLIPELPLRFGLTPVPEAAELLGGHIEAAFGLEQPVDLLGFSIGGVIARTWIQLLGGHRRTRRFISVGSPQQGTLTAQPWPGSTAAAFIRPST from the coding sequence GTGCTGGTGCACGGGCTGCTCGACAACCCCGCCGTTTTCAATGCGCTTAAGCGCTGCCTGGGCGACCAGCGCCAACCGCTGTTAATCCCCGAGCTGCCGCTGCGGTTTGGCCTCACCCCCGTCCCCGAGGCGGCCGAACTACTCGGCGGTCATATCGAAGCGGCCTTTGGGCTGGAGCAACCCGTTGATCTGCTGGGCTTCTCGATCGGCGGCGTAATCGCCCGCACCTGGATCCAGCTGCTGGGCGGCCACCGCCGCACCAGGCGCTTCATCAGCGTGGGCAGTCCTCAGCAAGGCACCCTCACCGCCCAGCCCTGGCCGGGGTCGACTGCTGCAGCTTTTATTCGGCCATCGACCTAG
- a CDS encoding molecular chaperone DnaJ, which translates to MQANLTGLVATRAPRAAHGAAAETSQSQRGFGGSGQSKARRKGGKKRSPALSKADWGPLGKHPDLDAIVARQRLHLPLAGRIGADDVNRAWKSAAAEHHPDRGGSHDTMQRVNGARDLLLGRSTVVERSD; encoded by the coding sequence ATGCAAGCCAATTTGACCGGTCTGGTGGCGACCAGAGCGCCCAGGGCAGCCCATGGGGCGGCGGCAGAAACGAGCCAGTCCCAGCGGGGATTCGGTGGATCGGGTCAGAGCAAGGCGCGACGCAAAGGGGGCAAAAAGCGCAGCCCGGCGCTGAGCAAGGCCGACTGGGGCCCTCTGGGTAAGCATCCCGATCTTGATGCGATCGTGGCGCGTCAGCGATTGCACCTGCCCCTGGCTGGGCGGATCGGTGCCGATGACGTCAATCGAGCCTGGAAGAGCGCCGCCGCCGAACACCACCCAGACCGCGGCGGTAGTCACGACACGATGCAACGGGTAAATGGGGCGCGGGATCTGCTGCTGGGCCGCAGCACCGTGGTGGAAAGGTCAGATTGA